The following proteins are encoded in a genomic region of Cellulomonas sp. ES6:
- a CDS encoding YlxR family protein, with the protein MGCRTAGPRSALLRVVAAASGTSETVLVVDVRRALPGRGAWLHPDPHCLELAERRRAFPRALRLAGPLDTSAVGEHLGAG; encoded by the coding sequence GTGGGGTGCCGGACTGCCGGACCGAGGTCGGCTCTGCTGCGCGTGGTCGCGGCGGCGTCGGGCACGAGTGAGACCGTGCTCGTCGTCGACGTGCGTCGCGCGCTGCCGGGCCGGGGGGCGTGGCTGCACCCCGATCCTCACTGCCTCGAGCTCGCCGAGCGCCGACGTGCGTTCCCGCGGGCCCTGCGACTCGCGGGGCCGCTGGACACGTCCGCGGTCGGGGAGCACCTCGGGGCGGGGTGA
- the nusA gene encoding transcription termination factor NusA, with protein MDIDMQALRLIERERDISLDVLVSAIEQALLSAYHRTPDAYPDARVELDRRSGHVTVWARERTVVPAPDASDVDADAAATAVPPTTTVTGPEFDHTPAGFGRIATATARQVIVQRLRDAEDDQVLGQFRGKEGEVLGGVIQQGRDPRVVLVDVGGTEAVLPAHEQVPTEQYVHGERIRALVLDVSRGAKGPQITLSRTHPNLVRKLFELEVPEIADGHVEITALAREAGHRTKMAVRSTVPGLGAKGACIGPLGARVRAVMAELHGEKIDIVDHSDDPARMVANALSPARVLSVTVVDPAARAARVVVPDYQLSLAIGKEGQNARLAAKLTGWRIDIRSDAQEPAEAGAAPGEAAGGAPEGSAGTAPRAAGRAE; from the coding sequence GTGGACATCGACATGCAGGCGCTGCGGCTCATCGAGCGCGAGCGCGACATCAGCCTGGACGTGCTGGTCTCGGCCATCGAGCAGGCGCTGCTCTCGGCCTACCACCGGACGCCGGACGCCTACCCGGACGCCCGCGTCGAGCTGGACCGCCGGTCCGGGCACGTGACGGTGTGGGCGCGCGAGCGCACGGTGGTGCCCGCGCCCGACGCCTCCGACGTGGACGCCGACGCCGCCGCGACGGCCGTGCCGCCGACCACGACGGTGACCGGCCCGGAGTTCGACCACACGCCGGCCGGGTTCGGGCGCATCGCGACGGCCACGGCCCGCCAGGTGATCGTCCAGCGGCTGCGCGACGCCGAGGACGACCAGGTGCTCGGGCAGTTCCGCGGCAAGGAGGGTGAGGTCCTCGGCGGCGTCATCCAGCAGGGCCGTGACCCGCGCGTGGTGCTCGTCGACGTCGGCGGCACGGAGGCCGTGCTGCCCGCGCACGAGCAGGTGCCCACGGAGCAGTACGTGCACGGCGAGCGCATCCGCGCGCTGGTGCTGGACGTGTCCCGCGGCGCGAAGGGCCCGCAGATCACGCTGTCGCGCACCCACCCGAACCTCGTGCGCAAGCTGTTCGAGCTGGAGGTCCCGGAGATCGCCGACGGCCACGTCGAGATCACGGCCCTGGCGCGCGAGGCGGGCCACCGCACGAAGATGGCGGTGCGCTCGACCGTCCCCGGGCTCGGGGCCAAGGGTGCGTGCATCGGCCCCCTCGGCGCCCGGGTGCGCGCCGTCATGGCCGAGCTGCACGGCGAGAAGATCGACATCGTCGACCACTCGGACGACCCGGCCCGCATGGTCGCGAACGCCCTGTCGCCGGCGCGGGTGCTGTCGGTGACGGTCGTCGACCCCGCCGCGCGTGCCGCCCGTGTGGTGGTGCCGGACTACCAGCTCTCGCTGGCGATCGGCAAGGAGGGCCAGAACGCGCGGCTGGCGGCGAAGCTCACCGGGTGGCGGATCGACATCCGGTCCGACGCGCAGGAGCCGGCCGAGGCCGGGGCGGCGCCCGGCGAGGCCGCGGGTGGCGCGCCGGAGGGCTCCGCGGGGACCGCCCCGCGTGCCGCCGGTCGAGCAGAGTGA
- a CDS encoding ribosome maturation factor RimP gives MPAPVSAQRIRETIEPVVAAAGLWLEDVELARDAGRPVVRVVVDAVEDAEEAVDLDGVAAVSRTVSEALDALDGLPDRYTLEVSTRGADAPLTARRHYVRAIGRLVVLGLADGTVLAGRLVDVVDAGGAEGDAVVVTPVTPGVKGRPAKVGDPVRVPLERVREGRVEVELVKDGGRGEDGAGDGAADGPTGRED, from the coding sequence ATGCCCGCGCCCGTCAGCGCGCAGCGCATCCGGGAGACCATCGAGCCGGTGGTGGCCGCCGCCGGGCTGTGGCTGGAGGACGTCGAGCTCGCGCGCGACGCCGGCCGCCCGGTGGTGCGCGTCGTGGTCGACGCGGTGGAGGACGCCGAGGAGGCCGTCGACCTGGACGGCGTCGCCGCGGTGTCCCGCACCGTGTCCGAGGCGCTCGACGCTCTCGACGGCCTGCCGGACCGGTACACCCTCGAGGTGTCGACCCGCGGGGCCGACGCCCCGCTCACCGCACGCCGGCACTACGTCCGGGCGATCGGCCGCCTGGTCGTCCTCGGGCTGGCCGACGGCACCGTGCTCGCCGGGCGGCTCGTGGACGTCGTCGACGCCGGCGGTGCCGAGGGGGACGCGGTGGTCGTGACCCCCGTGACCCCCGGCGTCAAGGGCCGGCCCGCGAAGGTCGGCGACCCGGTGCGGGTCCCGCTCGAGCGGGTGCGCGAGGGCCGGGTGGAGGTCGAGCTCGTCAAGGACGGCGGGCGCGGCGAGGACGGCGCCGGCGACGGCGCGGCGGACGGGCCGACGGGCCGGGAGGACTGA
- a CDS encoding DUF4439 domain-containing protein has translation MPRTAPHRPTRPAPRSVPRPAPARSRRARALAGVLVLGTAAVLSGCGLRLETDPPAEPVPDAAEQVRRDAVDDALALAAAADAAAPGADEGVAAVLGLVSSTAADQVVALGGVYESGLPDPEDGTPSPTPTATDPAPGPADVLALLGDAASGARAGARAAEDPGTARLLAAVAASRAQLTDRLAASLGTEAPAVDAEPESGFTTGGDADGSGSGDGSAALPSPSASAGGSASPEPAATGPADALGADLDRADALALVLAEDQAGYGFEVAAARLADDARTRARSAAAAHRAAATAWAEAVGVAGTAEDPRRVAYELDGDVSTTEAVRTFAAGLLTDLAAVHADAVLGTDPSTADRTATVDGLRTSSVEALAWGATPTALPGLPPASPSPTPTPTPTAG, from the coding sequence ATGCCTCGCACCGCCCCGCACCGCCCGACGCGCCCCGCCCCGCGCTCCGTGCCGCGCCCCGCACCCGCCCGGTCCCGGCGCGCCCGCGCCCTCGCCGGCGTGCTGGTGCTCGGCACCGCCGCGGTGCTGTCGGGCTGCGGCCTGCGCCTCGAGACCGACCCGCCCGCCGAGCCCGTGCCCGACGCCGCGGAGCAGGTCCGGCGGGACGCCGTCGACGACGCCCTCGCCCTCGCCGCCGCGGCCGACGCCGCCGCCCCCGGGGCCGACGAGGGCGTCGCCGCGGTCCTGGGTCTGGTCTCCTCGACCGCCGCGGACCAGGTCGTCGCGCTCGGCGGGGTGTACGAGTCGGGGCTTCCGGACCCGGAGGACGGGACGCCGTCCCCCACGCCCACCGCCACCGACCCCGCGCCCGGGCCCGCGGACGTCCTGGCGCTGCTCGGCGACGCCGCCTCCGGTGCGCGCGCCGGGGCGAGGGCGGCCGAGGACCCCGGCACGGCCCGGCTGCTCGCCGCCGTCGCCGCGTCCCGCGCCCAGCTCACGGACCGGCTCGCGGCCTCGCTCGGCACCGAGGCGCCGGCGGTCGACGCGGAGCCGGAGAGCGGGTTCACGACCGGAGGGGACGCGGACGGGTCCGGCTCGGGCGACGGGTCGGCCGCGCTGCCGTCGCCGTCCGCCTCCGCCGGCGGGTCGGCCTCCCCGGAGCCCGCCGCGACGGGCCCCGCCGACGCCCTCGGGGCGGACCTGGACCGGGCCGACGCCCTCGCCCTGGTGCTCGCCGAGGACCAGGCCGGGTACGGCTTCGAGGTCGCCGCCGCCCGGCTCGCCGACGACGCGCGTACCCGTGCGCGGTCCGCCGCCGCCGCGCACCGCGCCGCCGCGACCGCCTGGGCCGAGGCCGTCGGCGTGGCCGGCACCGCGGAGGACCCCCGCCGGGTCGCCTACGAGCTGGACGGCGACGTGTCGACGACGGAGGCCGTGCGGACCTTCGCCGCGGGGCTGCTGACGGACCTGGCCGCCGTGCACGCGGACGCGGTGCTGGGCACGGACCCGTCGACGGCCGACCGCACCGCCACGGTCGACGGCCTGCGGACCTCGTCGGTCGAGGCGCTGGCCTGGGGTGCGACGCCCACCGCCCTCCCGGGCCTGCCGCCCGCGAGCCCGAGCCCGACCCCGACGCCCACGCCGACCGCGGGCTGA